One segment of Metallosphaera cuprina Ar-4 DNA contains the following:
- a CDS encoding aminotransferase class V-fold PLP-dependent enzyme produces the protein MLLIDFSEFREEIPAVKEFVYLNHAAVSPTPIFALMESFRYIYGISSKGSLHANVIENDDLLSLRETVSKFINSSPNEISFVPNTSYGINMIVHGLRLNRGDLILTNNLEFPATVYPLYKLTQRGIKVKMIKSGPAELESSIYNEITDDVKLVVISHVSFNTGVKLNVKRIAEKAKRVGSLVLVDSIQSAGAMKIDVKEMNVDFLVSGGYKWLMSPQGSGFMFVREGLIEDPPFYGWKTSSSFMDFDPERFSLEKGPRRFEIGTVDVSSNLALCKVIERLTPLREDVERRILELSAHAIDEAEDKGLEVVTPKEARAGIVVVKVNEPKKIAEKLLARKIVVSPRGAGIRLSSHFYNTEEEISKAISGIREALT, from the coding sequence ATCCTTTTGATAGACTTTTCGGAATTTAGAGAGGAGATTCCTGCGGTTAAGGAGTTTGTTTACCTCAACCACGCAGCAGTCTCACCCACACCCATATTCGCCCTTATGGAGAGCTTTAGATACATTTACGGGATATCAAGTAAAGGGAGTCTACATGCTAACGTTATTGAAAACGACGATTTGCTGTCTTTGAGGGAAACTGTATCAAAGTTTATCAATTCCTCCCCTAATGAAATTTCGTTCGTACCTAACACTAGTTACGGCATCAATATGATCGTTCACGGCCTTAGACTAAATAGGGGCGACCTTATATTAACTAACAACCTTGAGTTTCCAGCAACTGTTTACCCCTTGTACAAGTTAACTCAAAGAGGGATTAAGGTAAAGATGATTAAATCTGGTCCAGCTGAGTTGGAGAGCTCTATATATAACGAAATAACCGACGACGTTAAGTTAGTTGTAATCAGTCACGTGAGTTTCAACACCGGTGTTAAACTAAACGTAAAGAGGATAGCTGAGAAGGCTAAGAGAGTCGGCTCCTTAGTTCTTGTAGACTCCATTCAGTCAGCAGGAGCGATGAAGATAGACGTTAAGGAGATGAACGTAGACTTTCTTGTGAGCGGAGGATATAAGTGGCTGATGTCGCCGCAGGGTTCGGGTTTCATGTTCGTTAGGGAAGGACTTATTGAAGATCCACCATTTTACGGTTGGAAAACTAGTTCAAGCTTCATGGATTTCGACCCTGAAAGATTCTCCCTTGAAAAGGGACCTAGAAGGTTTGAGATAGGAACCGTGGACGTCTCGTCTAACCTCGCTTTATGTAAGGTGATTGAAAGATTGACCCCATTAAGGGAAGACGTAGAGAGGAGGATCCTAGAGCTCTCGGCTCACGCTATAGATGAGGCAGAAGATAAGGGGTTGGAGGTAGTGACCCCTAAGGAGGCGAGAGCTGGTATAGTTGTGGTTAAAGTTAACGAACCGAAAAAGATCGCGGAGAAACTTCTAGCCAGGAAAATAGTGGTCTCTCCTAGGGGCGCCGGAATAAGGCTATCCTCACACTTCTATAATACTGAGGAGGAGATTTCAAAAGCTATTTCTGGGATTCGAGAAGCTTTGACTTGA
- a CDS encoding FAD-binding and (Fe-S)-binding domain-containing protein codes for MGVREELEGRFGENFSDSLVERLSHTADMGFVPQLVWTGIKINIIPDYVVYPKNVEDLIDIVKIANKYNIPITPYGRGTNRYGNAIPADGGILIDFSKMDKVEIDDSTKVAISEAGATWKLVDIAAQGRGLQLRTFPSSYDSTVGGGVSGDALGVGSYQFGYICDNVAFVDMVNPKGELVRLEGKDLALVCGAEGTTGLIYRAGIRLRPFAPTESLVLAYDNFEQAYRGIGEFYRESIPAWHVQVRGPAISSYIAQNFKASLAPDKWNMVVLYPSNVSSIVEPKLYRVAQSTGAKTFEGEWTGWWSFNHGVNAALRTKGLLIHQHGLIHYTKIKDLVDGIQENLGKLGDLTPDGGFDLDIDLERRETLLVNAFTQVSLTPVDKKILFELAKNTLMMEQYIKVGGSMLSVGIFVHKYAKNRLTAMGKVFQDVGIDRYEVMKKYKEEMDPNEIFNPGKVFEPKNRAKEVLDIVKKQNEAMRYRFGIGFAKRIAPGGEIEGYKVTKKYLDMFTDYAIKCIDCAMCVTVCPQYKLIPQWPYAPKGMFDFTKGLISAFELNGKIDVPESAIAEISGCHKCGLCDGVCPARIPISSMLIRLSSMVVRNIPEEASVEIPIPDKYKEVISEQADIGIWFGRYLVDNPTTMFAALELFKRLGLKVKIFGTSLDSGFNDYISGNGNELIEKIRKNSENINVLELITISPEDYKTFKEGYQEYSKLVNLNQRFEIVPIELRLLKSIQMEGGEEINLHVACFSSDYADEVLKRLREKGFKVKKIEGCSGATLEKNVGKRADMMAKAIGEKYGTIITLCPLAAAKFRSVGVNAKTLVEYLAQKVGAEVRTVEATYKVPESDKNAILDALTNSLLDSLKKRASLIADTVSFLSSGVDEYKKIIEPIIIEAVDETAANVRSVISSLASKKASDDSTEKVVVFNSYVKEFGGLLMSLTLDSIVSNLVQEIKAKSIDEFSDKDLTVVLLELLRDKLGRMRSIVSTK; via the coding sequence TTGGGTGTAAGAGAGGAACTGGAAGGACGTTTTGGGGAGAACTTTTCCGACTCTTTGGTGGAGCGATTATCTCATACCGCTGACATGGGGTTTGTTCCACAACTAGTGTGGACCGGAATAAAAATTAATATTATTCCTGACTATGTAGTATATCCTAAAAATGTGGAAGATTTAATTGACATTGTAAAAATTGCAAATAAATATAACATTCCTATTACGCCATATGGTAGAGGTACTAATAGATATGGCAACGCTATACCGGCTGACGGAGGTATCCTGATAGACTTCTCCAAAATGGATAAGGTTGAGATAGACGACTCAACTAAAGTTGCGATCTCAGAGGCCGGAGCAACCTGGAAGTTAGTTGATATAGCTGCGCAGGGCAGAGGCCTACAGCTTAGGACCTTTCCCTCCTCCTATGATTCAACTGTAGGGGGAGGAGTTTCGGGAGATGCCTTGGGGGTTGGATCTTACCAATTCGGCTACATATGTGATAACGTAGCCTTCGTTGATATGGTGAACCCTAAAGGGGAGCTAGTCAGACTGGAAGGCAAGGACTTGGCCTTGGTTTGTGGAGCTGAGGGTACGACAGGGCTGATATATAGGGCAGGGATTAGACTGAGGCCTTTTGCCCCAACCGAATCGCTGGTGTTAGCTTACGATAACTTTGAGCAGGCCTATAGAGGGATAGGCGAGTTCTATAGGGAGTCAATTCCAGCGTGGCACGTTCAGGTTAGAGGCCCTGCAATTTCGAGTTATATCGCTCAAAATTTCAAGGCTTCATTAGCTCCAGACAAATGGAACATGGTAGTCTTGTACCCCTCAAACGTATCCTCAATTGTTGAACCTAAATTGTATAGAGTGGCTCAAAGCACTGGAGCTAAGACCTTTGAAGGAGAGTGGACTGGATGGTGGTCCTTTAATCATGGAGTCAATGCGGCCCTGAGAACAAAAGGGCTTCTAATCCATCAACATGGATTGATTCACTACACGAAGATAAAGGACCTTGTTGACGGGATTCAGGAGAATTTAGGTAAGTTAGGGGACCTTACGCCTGACGGAGGTTTTGATCTGGATATAGACCTGGAGAGAAGGGAGACTCTCCTAGTTAACGCGTTCACTCAAGTTTCGCTTACTCCAGTAGATAAGAAGATACTTTTTGAGCTGGCTAAGAACACGCTGATGATGGAGCAGTACATAAAAGTTGGAGGATCCATGCTTTCAGTTGGCATTTTCGTTCATAAGTATGCCAAAAACAGGTTAACGGCTATGGGCAAGGTATTTCAGGACGTTGGTATCGACAGGTACGAGGTGATGAAAAAGTATAAGGAGGAAATGGATCCTAACGAGATATTCAATCCTGGAAAGGTCTTTGAGCCTAAGAATAGGGCTAAGGAAGTATTAGACATAGTGAAGAAGCAGAACGAAGCGATGAGATATAGGTTTGGGATAGGCTTCGCTAAAAGGATCGCTCCAGGTGGTGAGATCGAAGGATATAAAGTTACTAAGAAATATCTTGATATGTTCACTGATTATGCAATAAAATGTATAGATTGCGCCATGTGCGTTACAGTTTGTCCGCAATATAAGTTGATTCCACAATGGCCTTACGCCCCTAAGGGTATGTTTGATTTCACCAAAGGTTTGATATCTGCTTTTGAGCTCAACGGTAAGATAGACGTTCCAGAGAGCGCTATAGCGGAGATCTCAGGATGCCACAAATGCGGTCTATGTGATGGCGTTTGCCCCGCGAGGATACCTATATCCTCCATGTTGATAAGGCTCAGCTCCATGGTAGTTAGAAATATACCTGAAGAGGCTAGTGTAGAGATACCCATACCTGATAAATATAAGGAGGTAATATCGGAACAAGCTGATATAGGGATATGGTTTGGAAGATATTTGGTTGATAACCCAACCACAATGTTTGCGGCGTTGGAGCTTTTCAAGAGACTAGGCCTTAAGGTCAAGATATTCGGAACGTCACTAGATAGCGGTTTCAATGACTACATTAGCGGTAACGGAAACGAACTTATTGAAAAGATTAGAAAGAATTCAGAAAACATTAACGTCTTGGAATTGATCACAATTTCGCCTGAGGATTACAAAACGTTCAAGGAAGGATATCAGGAGTACTCAAAGCTTGTGAACCTTAATCAGAGATTTGAAATAGTCCCGATTGAGCTGAGACTATTGAAATCTATTCAGATGGAAGGAGGAGAGGAGATAAACCTTCACGTGGCGTGCTTTTCAAGCGATTACGCAGACGAGGTGTTGAAGAGACTTAGAGAGAAGGGATTTAAGGTAAAGAAGATTGAGGGATGTTCTGGCGCAACGTTAGAGAAGAACGTTGGGAAAAGGGCAGACATGATGGCTAAAGCGATAGGAGAGAAGTACGGAACCATAATTACCCTATGTCCGCTCGCAGCTGCTAAATTTAGAAGCGTAGGCGTTAATGCGAAAACGCTTGTAGAGTACTTGGCTCAAAAGGTGGGGGCTGAAGTGAGGACCGTAGAGGCGACATATAAGGTCCCCGAATCTGATAAGAACGCAATCCTTGACGCTCTAACTAACTCTCTATTAGACAGCCTCAAGAAGAGGGCATCGTTAATAGCCGATACCGTGTCTTTCCTCTCTTCCGGAGTGGACGAGTACAAGAAGATAATTGAGCCGATAATAATTGAGGCCGTGGACGAAACCGCAGCGAACGTTAGGAGCGTCATTTCGTCTTTAGCGTCTAAGAAAGCCAGCGACGATAGCACTGAGAAAGTCGTGGTCTTCAACTCATACGTCAAGGAGTTTGGCGGATTGTTGATGTCCTTAACCTTAGATTCTATCGTCTCTAATTTAGTTCAAGAAATTAAAGCTAAATCTATAGATGAATTTTCAGATAAAGACTTAACTGTAGTCTTGTTAGAGCTGTTGAGGGATAAACTGGGAAGGATGAGATCTATAGTCTCCACTAAATGA
- a CDS encoding M61 family metallopeptidase, with protein sequence MIFKVTPKPRYVEVSAEGREGFVTFPTYLPGSYVIRELERNLVDIEGVRVSKNKFYVKENFKYRMYAASKDQREAISTQDYLFINPPAVFPFQDKKERYCVKILIDWPISTTLKKEGDYFCADDYETFIDSPIQASPNLKRIVIDDHHEISTIDELDVSQIRPLIREIDNEMGSPERYIFFFRRSDRNYGGIEHLDSSAIVVNWERSELSQLLAHEYFHRWNVRKFRPKDMELNLETEGYSELLWFAEGITDYVAWYVATKTGSVNPDDSGKYVANALSKLTFPGAKKTSLAEASRTTWIKYYRQDENFLNSSVSYYEGGLLVGLLLDIKLRQRGGSIFEIFRNIPERYTFHDIDRYLKSRGIDELEEMIYSPSSIILDFLKEQLTVSLVDEGSQYFGVILEGNRVVYVEDNSPADSAGLMPQDLIVGVNGASRSLEVKEARLIVNREGRLIEMTLRPGRSPGHKVKVTIDGPKFLGIKEIQGTSTINII encoded by the coding sequence GTGATTTTCAAAGTAACTCCAAAACCCAGATACGTTGAGGTCTCGGCTGAGGGCAGAGAAGGCTTTGTAACGTTTCCTACTTACTTACCAGGTTCGTACGTAATCAGAGAACTGGAGCGTAACTTAGTTGATATCGAAGGAGTGAGAGTTTCGAAGAACAAATTCTACGTTAAGGAGAACTTTAAGTACAGGATGTATGCAGCAAGTAAAGATCAGAGAGAGGCAATCTCAACTCAGGACTATTTATTTATAAATCCTCCGGCCGTTTTCCCATTTCAGGATAAAAAGGAAAGATATTGTGTCAAGATATTAATTGATTGGCCTATATCAACCACTTTAAAGAAAGAGGGAGATTACTTTTGTGCCGACGATTACGAAACCTTCATAGACTCTCCAATACAAGCCAGTCCTAATCTCAAGAGGATAGTTATTGACGATCATCACGAAATCTCAACAATTGATGAGCTAGACGTTTCGCAGATAAGACCCTTAATAAGGGAGATAGATAATGAAATGGGATCGCCTGAACGATATATATTTTTCTTCAGGAGGTCAGATAGGAACTACGGAGGGATAGAACATTTAGATTCCTCCGCCATTGTGGTTAACTGGGAGAGATCCGAGTTAAGTCAACTCTTAGCTCACGAGTACTTCCACAGATGGAACGTAAGGAAGTTCAGACCTAAAGACATGGAGTTAAATCTAGAGACTGAGGGCTACTCTGAGTTACTTTGGTTCGCTGAGGGTATAACAGACTACGTGGCATGGTACGTTGCAACCAAAACGGGAAGCGTAAATCCGGACGATTCGGGTAAATACGTCGCCAACGCCTTATCTAAGTTAACTTTTCCAGGAGCGAAAAAAACGTCTTTAGCCGAAGCCTCAAGGACAACTTGGATCAAGTATTATAGGCAGGACGAGAACTTTCTGAACTCTTCGGTATCTTATTATGAAGGTGGTCTATTGGTAGGACTGCTCTTAGATATTAAGTTAAGGCAAAGAGGGGGGAGTATTTTTGAAATATTCAGGAACATACCAGAGAGGTACACCTTCCACGATATAGACAGATATCTCAAGTCAAGGGGGATAGATGAGCTTGAGGAAATGATTTATTCCCCATCGTCCATAATCCTTGATTTTCTAAAAGAGCAGCTTACTGTTTCATTAGTTGATGAAGGGTCCCAATATTTCGGTGTCATATTGGAGGGTAATAGAGTGGTCTACGTAGAGGATAACTCTCCGGCCGATAGTGCAGGACTAATGCCTCAAGACTTGATAGTAGGAGTTAATGGAGCTTCTAGGTCTCTAGAAGTGAAGGAGGCCAGGTTGATCGTAAACAGAGAAGGTAGGTTAATTGAAATGACGCTCAGACCAGGAAGGAGCCCTGGACATAAGGTGAAGGTAACAATTGACGGGCCTAAATTTCTAGGAATCAAGGAAATACAGGGTACCTCTACAATAAATATAATTTAA
- a CDS encoding METTL5 family protein — MESVPPHPKPKWELEQYLTPSYIASTIVWTAYVRGEIENKRVADLGCGTGRFCLGISALGGHCTCVDIDRDSLEVAKSTLRTIDAEAEFVEADCNSFNGRFDTAIQNPPFGNAVRGIDLNFLRKALEIANTVYSIHRSNPKSREIIIREANSKGFKVETIELAFPLLAYYPWHREKVHKILVDIYSFRKVS, encoded by the coding sequence ATGGAAAGCGTTCCTCCCCATCCTAAACCTAAATGGGAGTTAGAACAGTACTTAACACCTTCGTACATAGCTTCCACGATAGTTTGGACAGCTTACGTTAGGGGGGAGATAGAGAATAAAAGGGTGGCAGATTTAGGCTGTGGTACAGGAAGATTCTGCTTAGGTATATCCGCTTTAGGTGGACATTGCACTTGTGTGGACATAGATAGGGACTCGTTAGAGGTCGCTAAATCCACCCTCAGGACCATAGACGCTGAAGCTGAATTCGTAGAGGCTGACTGCAACAGTTTTAACGGGAGATTTGACACAGCGATACAGAATCCGCCCTTTGGGAATGCCGTAAGGGGGATTGATCTCAACTTCCTTAGGAAAGCCCTAGAGATTGCAAACACAGTGTACTCAATACACAGGAGTAACCCTAAATCTAGGGAAATTATAATCAGAGAAGCGAACTCTAAGGGATTCAAGGTCGAAACGATAGAGTTAGCCTTCCCCTTACTAGCGTATTACCCTTGGCATAGAGAAAAGGTCCATAAAATCCTAGTTGATATTTACTCTTTTAGAAAAGTTTCCTGA
- a CDS encoding sugar nucleotide-binding protein, translating to MKILVTDEGEVAREIAAEIEAEVVVGDSPYRVSQERPDIVIHTYETPYYEANVDKARAWNVNTWLAINIARAAHRVGAKNVYLSSSMIFNGRRGFYKETSTPDPLNYYGITKLAGETGIASLGNYLILRVGLLFSLSFKGLLSGLLKNLILRGKVICNKNFYFSAISTKELGKVISQLLLKEATGVINVGNRINQCEAFKEIASYFPGQVIERDGEHFDLSLDDWLIRSFGIKLSFKRDIKELLIVPQKNGQTLNRSLSSLLNL from the coding sequence ATGAAGATTTTAGTGACCGATGAGGGAGAGGTAGCTAGGGAGATAGCTGCTGAGATTGAAGCAGAAGTTGTAGTTGGGGACTCCCCATATAGGGTCTCTCAGGAGAGACCTGACATCGTAATACACACTTACGAGACGCCGTATTACGAAGCTAACGTTGACAAAGCTAGAGCTTGGAACGTAAATACTTGGTTGGCAATAAACATAGCTAGAGCTGCCCATAGAGTTGGCGCTAAGAACGTTTATCTTTCGTCATCAATGATTTTTAACGGAAGGAGAGGATTCTATAAGGAAACATCAACGCCTGATCCTCTAAACTACTACGGTATAACCAAACTTGCAGGTGAGACTGGCATAGCTTCTTTGGGTAACTACCTAATCTTGAGGGTCGGTCTCCTTTTCTCCCTTTCCTTTAAGGGCTTGCTAAGCGGCTTACTTAAGAACCTAATATTAAGGGGAAAAGTAATTTGCAACAAGAACTTCTACTTTTCGGCCATCTCTACCAAAGAGTTAGGTAAAGTGATATCTCAGCTTCTGTTGAAAGAGGCGACTGGAGTAATAAACGTGGGGAACAGAATCAATCAGTGTGAGGCCTTTAAGGAGATAGCTAGTTATTTTCCTGGTCAAGTTATAGAAAGGGACGGGGAACATTTCGACCTTTCGCTAGATGACTGGCTGATCAGATCGTTCGGTATCAAGCTCTCATTTAAGAGAGATATAAAGGAGCTTTTGATCGTACCTCAAAAGAACGGACAGACCTTAAATCGATCTCTATCCAGTTTACTAAACCTGTGA
- a CDS encoding HAD family hydrolase — protein sequence MRTVFVDMGDTLVKFVPRMHESVANAMREQGIEVTEKEVFRALMKHMGKSNFPHPDHDGLSKLDFADIFYEMGRPVDLEVIKNLSSRNYLSDRFELYDDAIPFLKELKSNNVKVILVTNTTRKVHTILKTLGLYQYLDSVIASCDVGVMKPNPKIFYHAMKEAGDTGVHIGDVYEIDYVGAKRAYLEPILLDRFGFYEEIKENKVSDLYQALDLLKEKLKF from the coding sequence ATGAGAACGGTTTTTGTAGATATGGGAGATACGTTAGTGAAATTCGTCCCAAGAATGCATGAAAGCGTTGCTAACGCCATGAGGGAACAGGGTATTGAAGTCACTGAAAAGGAAGTCTTTAGAGCCTTAATGAAACATATGGGCAAATCCAACTTCCCCCACCCAGATCACGATGGGCTGTCAAAACTAGACTTCGCAGACATATTTTATGAAATGGGGAGGCCAGTTGATCTTGAAGTTATAAAAAACCTCTCCTCAAGGAATTACTTATCAGATCGTTTTGAGCTTTACGATGACGCCATTCCATTCTTAAAAGAGTTGAAATCTAACAACGTTAAGGTTATTCTTGTTACTAACACTACCAGAAAGGTTCACACTATATTAAAAACCCTGGGGCTTTATCAATACTTAGATAGCGTGATAGCGTCCTGTGACGTGGGGGTCATGAAGCCCAACCCTAAGATTTTCTATCACGCTATGAAGGAGGCAGGAGACACTGGCGTTCACATCGGTGACGTATATGAGATAGATTATGTAGGAGCAAAGAGAGCGTATTTGGAACCGATTCTACTTGATCGCTTCGGCTTCTACGAGGAAATAAAGGAGAACAAGGTGAGCGATCTATATCAGGCTCTGGACTTACTAAAAGAAAAATTGAAATTTTGA
- a CDS encoding TIM barrel protein → MVNIYLGPAGIPISLRGKGSKEAIEFISKIKLNAMEIEFVRGVKMSLKTSRELGEAAREYGVRLSVHAPYYINLCSPERDKVEASKRRIYESVERAHEMGADAIAIHAGYYGRFSEEQCYSMIKDSLIEIIDKMKENGIDGVKLGVETMAKETAFGTIDEVIRISKEVEGVIPYIDWSHTFARQGGKIDYDEILSRLEKELRLTHINSHFQSLKFSKGRFIDVHETVDKNAPPFRPLAETLLKRDISITLICESPKMEEDALVMKSILESLGYKLE, encoded by the coding sequence ATGGTCAACATCTATCTTGGACCAGCCGGTATACCTATTTCGCTTAGGGGTAAAGGAAGCAAGGAGGCTATAGAGTTCATAAGTAAAATCAAATTAAACGCGATGGAGATTGAGTTTGTAAGAGGTGTGAAGATGTCGTTAAAGACCTCAAGGGAGCTAGGCGAGGCTGCCAGGGAATACGGAGTGAGACTATCCGTTCACGCTCCATACTACATCAATCTCTGTTCTCCTGAAAGGGACAAGGTGGAGGCCTCTAAGAGGAGGATCTACGAATCGGTTGAGAGGGCTCATGAGATGGGTGCCGATGCGATAGCCATACATGCTGGCTATTACGGGAGATTCTCTGAGGAGCAGTGTTACTCCATGATTAAGGACTCGCTAATCGAGATAATTGACAAAATGAAGGAGAACGGAATAGACGGAGTGAAGTTAGGTGTGGAGACCATGGCAAAGGAAACCGCATTCGGCACCATTGATGAAGTTATAAGGATCTCGAAGGAGGTCGAAGGCGTCATCCCTTACATAGATTGGTCTCACACCTTCGCTCGACAAGGAGGGAAAATAGACTACGACGAGATATTGAGTAGGCTTGAGAAAGAGTTGCGTTTAACTCACATCAATTCTCATTTTCAATCCCTGAAATTTAGTAAGGGGAGATTTATAGACGTCCATGAGACCGTGGACAAGAACGCTCCTCCTTTTAGGCCCTTAGCAGAAACCTTACTTAAGAGAGACATATCGATTACGTTGATATGCGAGAGCCCTAAGATGGAAGAGGACGCATTAGTTATGAAGAGCATATTAGAGAGCTTAGGTTACAAGTTGGAATGA
- a CDS encoding HIT family protein: MCLFCNIISGNEEGYFVYRDKDVSAILDKYPSAPGHTLVMPNRHFNDILTTEKSLLPHLIEKTVFIARSIKEVLNAEGVRLLTNVGRTSGQVIFHTHVHIIPSWEILPSMFSNFVPRRMQEESYYTSLQKVISQYIKSSIEKEIN, from the coding sequence ATGTGTTTGTTCTGTAACATTATATCAGGTAACGAAGAAGGTTACTTTGTGTATAGGGACAAGGACGTTTCCGCAATATTGGATAAATATCCAAGCGCACCTGGCCATACTCTCGTTATGCCAAATAGGCATTTCAATGATATACTAACCACAGAAAAATCTTTACTCCCTCATCTGATTGAAAAGACAGTTTTCATCGCGAGGTCAATAAAGGAGGTCCTAAACGCAGAGGGAGTGAGACTTTTAACTAACGTTGGTAGGACCTCGGGCCAAGTTATATTTCACACTCATGTTCATATAATTCCTAGCTGGGAGATATTACCCTCTATGTTTTCTAATTTTGTACCAAGAAGAATGCAGGAAGAGTCATACTATACCTCTTTGCAAAAAGTTATAAGTCAATATATCAAAAGTAGCATAGAGAAAGAAATTAATTAA
- a CDS encoding phosphoglycolate phosphatase: MRALWIVASDFDRTLSHERDSFKLRDDLSIKINQFSNFFKFFVVTGREERFIKVLAPNLRPTGWVLENGALIIIGERKIINAPEGWFDLREDISRQLNRIGVKHSLGEVIIYVNSWKEARDFGRNVRVEMNRGDAMILPEGVDKGRGLIKAIKESKSEGKIIAVGDAENDEALFRVADIKVAVRNALSSVKEQADFITEKEDGEGVAELLDLILSGNFSKRVNIN, encoded by the coding sequence ATGAGAGCCTTGTGGATTGTGGCATCTGACTTTGATAGAACCCTCTCACACGAGAGGGATTCCTTTAAATTAAGGGATGATTTGAGCATTAAGATCAACCAATTTTCTAATTTCTTTAAGTTCTTCGTAGTTACAGGGAGGGAGGAGAGGTTCATAAAAGTCCTAGCTCCGAACCTGAGACCAACTGGCTGGGTTTTAGAGAATGGAGCCTTGATAATAATTGGAGAAAGGAAAATCATCAACGCGCCGGAGGGATGGTTTGACTTGAGGGAAGATATTAGTAGGCAACTTAACAGGATCGGCGTAAAGCATTCGTTAGGTGAAGTTATAATTTACGTTAATTCGTGGAAGGAAGCGAGAGATTTCGGAAGGAACGTAAGGGTAGAAATGAACAGGGGCGACGCGATGATTTTGCCTGAAGGTGTAGATAAGGGTAGAGGGCTAATTAAGGCTATTAAGGAGTCTAAAAGCGAAGGAAAGATAATAGCCGTGGGAGATGCAGAAAACGATGAGGCCCTATTTAGAGTAGCCGACATTAAGGTAGCTGTTCGTAACGCTCTCTCGTCAGTAAAGGAGCAAGCTGACTTCATCACGGAGAAGGAAGATGGAGAAGGTGTGGCTGAACTGTTAGATCTGATCCTTTCAGGAAACTTTTCTAAAAGAGTAAATATCAACTAG
- the cobT gene encoding nicotinate mononucleotide-dependent phosphoribosyltransferase CobT: MLVNLLGNLSERISTKSPSFLLVIGTTDVSLIPGVTIAGATPELTMVTPAADAEYLITGTCKTIKGVPVTPDGIPTPAVLTRASLSFLRVDKLIVNAGARVKPLISFVDLHGEPGRDIRKGGVRKEVGERIIQNAILLAESLSSHDLLMIGESIPAGTTTAAAVLTGLGFDGVQIVSSASPNNPKDLKRTIVNEALARAPSDVRERIFWLSDPVLLAVAGLAIGFKGQVVLAGGTQMTAVAAIIRELAPERLRDVGIMTTRWIVKDSSANILKVSKELDINLSYSDIDLGRSKYNGLRVYERGIVKEGVGAGGALGLAMNSGIGEDQLLQKIERFYSYLINS, encoded by the coding sequence ATGCTAGTCAATCTCTTAGGTAACTTATCCGAGAGGATAAGCACAAAGAGCCCTTCCTTTCTTCTCGTCATAGGCACCACTGACGTGAGCTTAATACCTGGCGTTACAATAGCAGGTGCTACTCCTGAACTAACTATGGTAACTCCGGCTGCAGACGCTGAGTACCTCATTACTGGAACGTGTAAGACGATTAAAGGTGTCCCAGTTACCCCGGACGGAATTCCCACTCCTGCAGTTTTAACCAGGGCTTCTCTATCCTTCTTGCGTGTTGACAAACTCATTGTGAACGCAGGGGCAAGGGTTAAGCCTCTGATATCTTTCGTGGACCTTCACGGTGAACCTGGAAGGGATATAAGGAAGGGTGGGGTTAGAAAGGAAGTCGGAGAGAGGATCATCCAAAACGCCATTCTACTAGCGGAGAGTCTATCCAGCCACGATCTCCTAATGATAGGTGAATCTATTCCCGCAGGTACCACTACGGCAGCTGCCGTGTTGACCGGATTGGGATTTGACGGCGTACAAATAGTCAGCTCTGCCTCACCTAACAATCCTAAAGACTTAAAGAGAACAATAGTAAACGAAGCGTTAGCACGAGCACCTTCCGACGTTAGAGAAAGGATATTCTGGCTATCTGATCCAGTCCTTTTAGCGGTTGCAGGGCTAGCGATTGGATTTAAAGGACAGGTTGTATTGGCAGGAGGAACTCAGATGACTGCCGTTGCGGCAATAATAAGAGAGCTCGCTCCAGAGAGGTTGAGGGATGTGGGGATAATGACCACTCGTTGGATAGTGAAGGACAGTTCGGCCAACATACTGAAAGTATCCAAAGAATTAGATATAAACTTATCCTACTCAGACATAGATCTTGGAAGAAGTAAGTATAACGGTTTAAGGGTTTACGAGAGAGGGATCGTGAAAGAGGGAGTTGGAGCAGGTGGAGCCCTAGGACTTGCCATGAACTCTGGAATAGGAGAAGATCAGCTGTTACAGAAGATAGAGAGGTTTTACTCCTATCTTATTAACAGCTAG